The proteins below come from a single Chryseobacterium capnotolerans genomic window:
- a CDS encoding phosphatidylserine decarboxylase family protein — translation MKLHRESKGTITVATILFLVLGALAIYFLKIWSLLIIAPLLVIYCLVFWFFRVPNRTILDHRENVIAPVDGKVVMIKEVEENEFMKGKAIQVSIFMSPLNVHICRYPVSGKVIYKKYHPGKYLVAWHEKSSTENERTTVAIETETNHKVVFRQIAGYVARRIVFYCNEGDQAKAGHEFGFIKFGSRMDVFLPLDTEIICKIGDITKGGLDVIAKLKD, via the coding sequence ATGAAATTACATAGAGAATCAAAAGGAACGATTACGGTAGCTACAATACTTTTTCTGGTATTGGGAGCTTTAGCCATCTATTTCCTTAAAATATGGTCTTTGTTGATCATCGCACCCTTGTTGGTAATTTACTGTCTTGTATTCTGGTTTTTCAGAGTTCCAAACCGTACTATTCTTGACCACAGAGAGAATGTGATAGCACCGGTTGACGGGAAAGTAGTAATGATCAAAGAAGTGGAAGAAAATGAATTCATGAAGGGGAAGGCCATCCAGGTTTCTATCTTTATGTCTCCATTGAACGTCCACATCTGTAGATATCCGGTAAGCGGAAAAGTGATCTATAAAAAATACCATCCTGGAAAATATCTGGTAGCATGGCATGAGAAGTCATCTACAGAAAATGAAAGAACAACAGTAGCTATTGAAACTGAAACCAATCATAAGGTAGTTTTCAGACAGATTGCGGGATATGTAGCGAGAAGGATTGTGTTCTACTGTAATGAGGGAGATCAGGCAAAAGCTGGGCATGAGTTCGGATTTATCAAATTCGGGTCAAGAATGGATGTATTCCTGCCTTTAGATACCGAAATCATCTGCAAGATCGGAGACATTACCAAAGGAGGTTTAGATGTCATCGCTAAATTAAAAGATTAA
- a CDS encoding M28 family peptidase — MKKLTYLTLSLFSISVFAQEISKERVKTVISTLASDEMKGREIGTPENENAANYIAALFKENNLKYCTGSSYLIPFDYKGKTAYNVCGIKKGKSDKTLGFSGHFDHIGTNNKSGDNIYNGADDDASGITTLVGIADYFKDKEPEFSMAFMAFNGEEKGMLGSKAISEDKNLDKIYRNMTALFNFEMVATESQWGKNALYMTGDGFSDLDELFNTYAVNGLKINADPYAKQQLFYRSDNVSFVKKKIIAHSFSTVDMTKATHYHQVKDDINIVDVDNMTQIINNFGKTLEQLNPKNFAPEYNDQVNFN, encoded by the coding sequence ATGAAAAAGCTAACGTATCTTACTTTATCACTATTCTCTATATCCGTTTTTGCACAGGAAATTTCAAAAGAAAGAGTAAAAACCGTCATTTCCACTTTGGCATCTGATGAAATGAAAGGCCGCGAAATAGGAACTCCGGAAAATGAAAATGCAGCTAATTATATTGCCGCTCTTTTCAAAGAAAACAATCTTAAATACTGTACAGGAAGTTCATACCTGATTCCTTTTGATTATAAAGGCAAAACAGCTTACAATGTTTGTGGTATAAAGAAAGGTAAATCTGATAAAACTCTTGGCTTTTCAGGACATTTTGATCATATAGGAACCAACAACAAAAGTGGAGACAATATTTATAATGGTGCCGATGATGACGCCAGCGGAATTACCACATTGGTAGGTATCGCAGATTATTTCAAAGATAAGGAGCCTGAGTTTTCTATGGCTTTCATGGCCTTCAATGGAGAAGAAAAAGGAATGCTGGGATCAAAGGCTATCTCTGAGGATAAAAATCTTGACAAAATCTATCGTAATATGACAGCTCTTTTCAATTTTGAAATGGTAGCTACAGAATCTCAATGGGGAAAAAATGCGTTGTATATGACTGGGGATGGCTTCTCAGATCTTGATGAACTTTTTAATACCTATGCAGTAAATGGATTAAAAATCAATGCGGACCCCTATGCAAAGCAGCAGCTCTTTTATCGTTCAGATAATGTCAGTTTTGTGAAAAAGAAGATCATTGCCCATTCATTTTCTACGGTGGATATGACCAAAGCCACTCATTATCATCAAGTAAAAGATGATATCAACATTGTTGATGTTGATAATATGACCCAGATCATCAATAATTTCGGAAAGACATTAGAGCAGTTAAATCCTAAAAACTTTGCCCCTGAATACAACGATCAGGTAAACTTTAATTAA
- a CDS encoding biotin--[acetyl-CoA-carboxylase] ligase, with product MSQLFYLKACSSTNDEISKFLLYENSDFIGLHTFNQIKGRGQYGNVWTQIAGKNLAYTLAVNTQNILCSDFIFNYYTAILVRDFLANLADNDVKIKWPNDIILKGKKIVGILIEKKKINQNNYFIIGTGINILQDKFDEISTAGSLLTQTGQKFDLEALSLNLHEFLSEKLKNIPSDQEILNEFNKNLFRKDEISVFEIEKERQNGIIRNADDKGELWIELENDGLRSFYHKEVKLLY from the coding sequence ATGAGTCAACTCTTCTATCTGAAAGCATGTTCTTCTACTAATGACGAAATATCAAAGTTTTTACTTTACGAAAATTCAGATTTTATAGGATTGCATACTTTCAATCAAATTAAAGGCCGTGGGCAGTATGGAAATGTCTGGACTCAGATTGCCGGAAAAAACCTAGCATATACGCTGGCAGTGAATACTCAAAACATACTGTGCTCCGACTTTATATTCAATTATTATACCGCAATTCTTGTCAGGGATTTCCTGGCCAATTTGGCTGATAATGATGTAAAAATCAAATGGCCGAATGATATTATCCTTAAAGGTAAAAAAATCGTTGGAATTTTGATTGAAAAGAAAAAAATTAATCAAAATAATTATTTCATTATTGGAACCGGAATTAATATTCTTCAGGATAAATTCGATGAAATATCGACCGCAGGCTCACTTCTAACGCAGACAGGGCAGAAATTTGATCTTGAAGCGCTTAGTCTGAATCTTCATGAATTCTTATCAGAAAAACTGAAAAATATTCCTTCTGATCAGGAAATTCTGAACGAGTTCAATAAGAATCTATTCCGAAAAGATGAGATCTCGGTCTTTGAAATTGAAAAAGAGCGACAAAATGGCATCATCCGAAATGCAGATGACAAAGGAGAGCTTTGGATTGAATTGGAAAATGACGGTCTCCGTTCTTTCTACCATAAAGAAGTAAAACTCCTTTACTGA
- a CDS encoding ABC transporter ATP-binding protein yields MNEYKKILRFARPHQKYIYGSLFFNILYSLFQIASLGTILPVLGMLFGTIKSEKQGTAPIYSGEIVDFFSYAKEYSTYYIQSLVAEHGSLKVLAWLCIITAFMFLLRNIFRYLGALLLINYRVGVTKDLRGAMYRKILSLPVSFFTESRKGDMMSRMSNDVGEVEGSILGSLVELINAPFMLISTLISLFIVSPEMTLFSLLVLPVMGTMIALIGKSLKKDSHEAQHELGNIFSIVDETLKSSKVIKIFNAEKIMDNRFMQSMGRWISSSMSLGRKKELASPMSEFLGSITFLIIAWYGGKQIIVDQSLSPAGFLVFLGMFFQILPPAKTLSTSISNVQKGEASLKRVLEILDADVKIEEIAEPVSISTLNRNIEFKNIGFYYDKANLILKNFDLTIPKGKTVALVGQSGSGKTTIANLLARFYDVSEGQILIDGVDIKHLKLQEYRQLLGMVTQESVLFNDSVYNNILMGKPDATREEVIEAAKIANADNFITGLSEGYETNIGDDGNKLSGGQKQRVSIARAVLKNPPIMILDEATSALDTESERFVQDALEKMMENRTSLVIAHRLSTIQKADWIVVMEKGTIVEQGTHHDLIAKKGMYNKLVELQNFD; encoded by the coding sequence ATGAATGAGTATAAAAAAATTCTGAGGTTCGCGAGGCCTCATCAAAAATATATCTACGGAAGTTTATTTTTCAACATTCTGTATTCTTTATTTCAGATTGCTTCTCTAGGGACTATTTTACCTGTTTTGGGAATGCTTTTTGGCACCATCAAATCAGAAAAACAAGGGACAGCACCTATTTATTCCGGTGAGATTGTCGACTTCTTCTCTTATGCAAAAGAATATTCCACTTACTATATACAATCTTTGGTTGCTGAGCATGGTTCTTTAAAAGTTCTTGCATGGTTGTGTATCATTACAGCCTTTATGTTCCTTTTAAGAAACATTTTCAGGTATTTAGGAGCATTACTGCTTATCAATTACCGTGTAGGGGTTACCAAAGATCTACGTGGGGCGATGTACAGAAAGATATTATCATTACCTGTGTCATTTTTTACAGAAAGTAGAAAAGGAGATATGATGTCCCGTATGTCTAATGACGTGGGAGAGGTTGAAGGAAGCATTCTGGGCAGCTTAGTTGAGCTAATTAACGCCCCTTTTATGTTGATCAGTACTTTGATCTCTTTATTTATTGTAAGCCCGGAAATGACTCTTTTCTCATTATTGGTACTTCCTGTAATGGGAACAATGATTGCCCTGATTGGGAAAAGCCTTAAAAAAGATTCTCATGAAGCACAGCATGAATTGGGAAATATTTTCTCTATTGTAGATGAAACCCTGAAATCTTCAAAAGTAATTAAGATATTTAATGCGGAGAAGATCATGGATAACCGTTTTATGCAATCTATGGGTAGATGGATTTCAAGCTCAATGAGTTTGGGAAGAAAGAAAGAATTAGCATCGCCAATGAGTGAGTTTCTAGGATCTATTACCTTCCTGATTATTGCATGGTATGGAGGAAAACAAATTATTGTTGACCAAAGTTTATCGCCTGCAGGCTTTCTGGTATTCTTAGGAATGTTCTTCCAAATCTTACCTCCGGCAAAAACCTTATCAACATCTATTTCCAACGTACAAAAAGGGGAAGCATCTCTTAAAAGAGTACTGGAAATCCTTGATGCTGATGTAAAAATTGAAGAAATTGCAGAACCAGTTTCTATCTCAACACTGAACAGAAATATCGAGTTCAAGAATATTGGATTCTACTATGACAAAGCTAATCTGATCCTTAAAAACTTTGATTTAACGATCCCTAAAGGAAAAACCGTTGCATTGGTAGGACAAAGTGGTAGTGGAAAAACTACAATTGCTAACCTTTTAGCAAGATTCTATGATGTTTCTGAAGGACAAATCCTTATTGACGGTGTAGATATCAAACATTTAAAATTACAGGAATACCGCCAGCTTCTGGGAATGGTAACCCAGGAATCTGTATTATTTAATGATTCTGTTTATAACAATATTCTGATGGGTAAGCCTGATGCTACCAGAGAAGAAGTGATTGAAGCAGCTAAAATCGCTAATGCAGACAACTTTATTACTGGGCTTTCTGAAGGATATGAAACCAATATCGGAGATGATGGAAACAAACTTTCCGGAGGTCAGAAACAAAGAGTTTCTATTGCAAGAGCGGTACTGAAAAATCCACCAATTATGATTCTGGATGAAGCTACTTCAGCTTTAGATACAGAGTCTGAAAGATTTGTACAGGATGCTCTGGAAAAAATGATGGAAAACAGAACTTCGCTTGTGATTGCTCACAGACTTTCAACCATTCAAAAAGCAGACTGGATTGTAGTTATGGAAAAAGGAACCATCGTAGAACAAGGAACCCACCATGATCTTATTGCTAAAAAAGGAATGTACAATAAGCTTGTTGAACTTCAAAATTTTGACTAA
- the ftsH gene encoding ATP-dependent zinc metalloprotease FtsH produces the protein MNNKGFNWFFPIAIIALLLFFGSNFLGGDTAKTIDEDGFFREMQAGKVQNIIIYKDIEKADVFLTKEAKSAMVKTGKENNPFSALDMAPKADYSVKYGDLQLFLQKFEQIKTTNPAIKTAKDYGTGKSPFADILISALIWIAILGLFYFLLFRKMGGGGGPGGQIFSIGKSKAKLFDEKERIQVTFKDVAGLEGAKEEVQEVVDFLKNSEKYTKLGGKIPKGVLLVGPPGTGKTLLAKAVAGEAKVPFFSLSGSDFVEMFVGVGASRVRDLFAQAKAKSPAIIFIDEIDAIGRARGKNNFSGGNDERENTLNQLLTEMDGFGTDTNVIVMAATNRADILDKALMRAGRFDRSIYVDLPELHERRQIFDVHLKKIKLDGDVDREFLAKQTPGFSGADIANVCNEAALIAARNNHTSVTKQDFLDAVDRIIGGLEKKNKAIKPSEKRRVAYHEAGHATISWLVEHASPLLKVTIVPRGRSLGAAWYLPEERQLTTTEQMLDEMCATLGGRAAEQVIFNNISTGALSDLETVTKRAQAMVTIYGLSPNIGNISYYDSSGQSEYNFGKPYSEETATKIDAEIKSIIENQYERAIRILADNKDKLDALASKLLEKEVIFREDLEEIFGKRAWDPELTEKPVTNTIPETVQPEVLETPQIKEKEEESEIQAPESPTQL, from the coding sequence ATGAATAACAAAGGATTCAATTGGTTCTTTCCTATTGCAATCATAGCTCTTTTGCTTTTCTTTGGTTCCAATTTCCTTGGTGGAGATACAGCAAAAACTATTGATGAGGATGGTTTCTTTAGAGAAATGCAGGCGGGAAAAGTCCAAAATATTATTATATACAAAGACATAGAGAAAGCTGATGTTTTCCTTACCAAAGAAGCAAAGTCAGCAATGGTGAAAACCGGAAAGGAAAATAATCCTTTTTCAGCTTTAGATATGGCTCCAAAAGCAGATTATTCTGTGAAATATGGAGATCTTCAACTTTTCCTTCAGAAATTTGAACAGATCAAAACAACCAATCCGGCTATTAAAACAGCTAAAGATTATGGAACAGGCAAGAGCCCTTTCGCTGATATTCTTATATCTGCTTTAATCTGGATTGCTATTCTGGGATTATTCTACTTCCTTCTTTTCAGAAAGATGGGCGGCGGTGGAGGTCCTGGCGGACAGATCTTCTCTATCGGGAAATCTAAAGCTAAGCTTTTCGATGAAAAAGAAAGAATTCAGGTAACATTTAAAGATGTTGCAGGATTAGAAGGAGCTAAAGAAGAAGTACAGGAAGTAGTAGACTTCTTGAAAAACTCTGAAAAATATACAAAATTAGGAGGTAAAATCCCTAAAGGTGTATTATTGGTAGGCCCTCCGGGAACAGGTAAAACGTTATTGGCGAAAGCTGTAGCAGGAGAAGCTAAAGTGCCATTCTTCTCACTTTCAGGATCTGATTTCGTGGAAATGTTTGTTGGGGTAGGGGCATCAAGAGTAAGAGACCTTTTTGCTCAGGCTAAAGCTAAATCTCCAGCGATCATCTTTATCGATGAGATTGATGCCATCGGACGTGCAAGAGGAAAAAATAATTTCTCTGGCGGGAATGACGAAAGAGAAAATACATTGAACCAGCTTCTTACTGAAATGGACGGTTTCGGTACCGATACGAATGTTATTGTAATGGCTGCGACCAACAGAGCTGATATTCTTGATAAAGCTTTGATGAGAGCAGGACGTTTTGACCGATCTATCTACGTAGACCTTCCGGAACTCCATGAAAGAAGACAGATCTTTGATGTTCACTTAAAGAAAATCAAACTTGATGGGGATGTAGACAGAGAATTCCTTGCTAAACAAACTCCCGGATTCAGTGGGGCGGATATTGCTAACGTTTGTAACGAAGCAGCACTTATTGCAGCAAGAAATAATCATACTTCAGTAACAAAACAAGATTTCCTTGATGCTGTAGACAGAATCATTGGCGGTCTTGAAAAGAAAAATAAAGCTATCAAACCTTCTGAAAAGAGAAGAGTAGCTTATCACGAAGCTGGACACGCTACTATTTCTTGGTTAGTAGAACATGCTTCACCACTTCTAAAAGTAACGATTGTTCCAAGAGGACGTTCATTAGGTGCAGCTTGGTATCTTCCGGAAGAAAGACAGCTTACCACTACTGAACAGATGTTGGATGAAATGTGTGCAACATTAGGAGGTAGAGCAGCTGAGCAGGTGATCTTCAATAATATTTCAACAGGAGCACTTTCCGACTTGGAAACAGTAACGAAGAGAGCACAGGCAATGGTAACGATCTATGGGTTAAGTCCAAATATCGGTAACATTTCCTACTATGACAGTTCAGGTCAGTCTGAATATAATTTCGGAAAACCTTATTCTGAAGAAACGGCTACTAAAATTGATGCAGAGATCAAATCGATTATCGAAAATCAATATGAAAGAGCCATCAGAATTCTTGCAGACAATAAAGACAAGCTGGATGCTTTAGCGAGTAAGCTTTTAGAAAAAGAAGTGATCTTCCGCGAAGACTTAGAGGAAATCTTTGGTAAAAGAGCATGGGATCCAGAATTGACAGAGAAGCCGGTGACCAATACAATCCCTGAAACAGTTCAGCCGGAAGTGTTGGAAACCCCTCAGATTAAAGAAAAAGAGGAAGAAAGCGAAATACAGGCTCCTGAAAGCCCAACACAGCTTTAA
- a CDS encoding LUD domain-containing protein has protein sequence MNLFKRIVSKLTNQPEEEDKQSLEKLGDSLKNADLDYKFAQLFTHSGGFFNYCADEAEALQTLNQIIKIEGIHNLFCWDKELQNFLNVVKSPYTSELQPSNDAAFITCEYLIAYDGRIMLSHNNILHYHSSRLPDRIIIIANVSQIVNNLNDAMGKIKRNGNIKNLTSISGSQSKMDSSSNSNTKLFLLLLED, from the coding sequence TTGAATTTATTCAAGAGGATTGTAAGCAAACTTACCAACCAGCCTGAGGAAGAGGATAAACAGAGCCTGGAGAAGCTTGGGGATTCGCTAAAAAATGCGGATCTCGACTATAAGTTTGCGCAATTATTTACGCATTCAGGGGGATTTTTTAATTATTGTGCAGATGAAGCGGAGGCTCTACAAACTTTAAATCAAATTATCAAAATAGAAGGTATTCACAATCTTTTCTGTTGGGATAAGGAACTTCAGAACTTCTTAAACGTTGTGAAGTCACCTTATACTTCAGAATTGCAGCCATCCAATGATGCCGCATTTATCACGTGTGAATATCTGATTGCATATGATGGCAGAATTATGCTTTCACATAATAATATTCTTCATTATCATTCTTCAAGGCTTCCGGATAGAATTATCATTATTGCCAATGTTTCACAGATTGTGAATAACCTGAATGATGCTATGGGGAAAATAAAAAGAAACGGAAATATCAAGAACCTAACTTCCATCAGCGGAAGCCAGTCTAAAATGGACAGTTCTTCCAATTCCAATACAAAACTGTTTTTATTGCTGCTTGAAGACTAA
- a CDS encoding phosphatidate cytidylyltransferase, which produces MDKNLIQRTASGLIYVAIIILCSTPLGAQLINSVFPGLIQQEYLYYGLISFLLVVGTWECVKIMKFGKGYEKWVVYPLVIFIFYIFSKRYFHHDFFFDFRLSEILALALIGIAVVTLFKFPNELYFDSGKLIFTVIYVALPFSFALGLPKFSSYSDNFSLEVLFLFILIWSSDTFAYLVGKFFGKHKMAPKISPKKTWEGYAGGVVLTLVLSYFIEHYQPELRGDWMMVGFLVAAFAPLGDLVESQLKRNFGVKDSGNIIPGHGGVLDRLDSFIICVPVVYLYFILEKFI; this is translated from the coding sequence TTGGACAAAAATCTCATTCAAAGAACCGCTTCAGGTCTCATCTATGTAGCCATCATCATTCTTTGTTCGACTCCGCTTGGAGCGCAGCTGATCAACAGTGTTTTTCCTGGCCTTATTCAGCAAGAATATCTTTATTATGGTTTGATAAGTTTCTTATTGGTAGTAGGTACCTGGGAGTGTGTGAAAATAATGAAGTTTGGAAAAGGCTATGAAAAATGGGTTGTATACCCATTAGTCATTTTTATATTTTATATTTTTTCCAAGCGATACTTTCATCATGATTTCTTTTTTGATTTCAGATTGAGCGAAATATTAGCTCTTGCCCTTATTGGGATTGCTGTAGTTACTTTATTTAAGTTTCCTAACGAATTATACTTTGATAGCGGAAAACTGATTTTTACAGTCATTTATGTCGCTCTGCCATTCAGCTTTGCATTAGGATTACCTAAGTTCTCGAGTTATAGCGATAACTTCTCACTGGAAGTTCTTTTTCTTTTTATCCTGATCTGGAGCAGTGATACTTTTGCTTATCTGGTAGGAAAGTTTTTCGGAAAACATAAAATGGCTCCTAAAATTTCACCAAAGAAAACATGGGAAGGGTATGCCGGAGGTGTTGTTTTAACATTGGTTTTATCCTACTTTATTGAGCACTATCAGCCTGAACTGAGAGGAGACTGGATGATGGTAGGATTTTTAGTGGCCGCTTTTGCACCACTGGGAGATTTGGTAGAGAGCCAGCTGAAGAGAAACTTTGGTGTAAAAGACAGTGGAAACATCATTCCAGGGCATGGCGGAGTATTAGATAGACTGGATAGTTTTATTATCTGCGTTCCTGTCGTATATTTGTACTTTATTTTAGAAAAATTTATTTAG
- the rho gene encoding transcription termination factor Rho: MFNIETLRSKSVTELTKILKDLGVKVARTSNENDKIFAILDFQASNPKVAKDYFNATETSATTEEAPAEKTAKAPVRKAAPKKAPATKPKAAAKAPAEPEAEEKVEEKTPVAEEVKVEEPKAETIAVATTNEEASAANSAKKKRKRVSPTNTGNTENTQEKSEAPKNTEPQEPAQAEEKPHNTPQQQANRPQKGHNHPQNSGNQHKNQNQHQHQNQHQNQNQNRHSEKAEEQHDHKKEFSFDGMVSIEGVLEILPDNYGFLRSSDFSYISSPDDVYVSTAQIRNYGLKTGDTVKGIVRLPKEGEKYFSLLKPTEVNGRDLAFIKDRVAFEYLTPLFPEEKFNLAGSESTISTRIVDLFAPIGKGQRAMIVAQPKTGKTMLLKDIANSIAANHPEVYMMVLLIDERPEEVTDMERSVNAEVIASTFDEAAEKHVKVANLVLAKAQRMVECGHDVVILLDSITRLARAYNTVTPASGKVLSGGVDANALHKPKRFFGAARKIEGGGSLTIIATALIDTGSKMDEVIFEEFKGTGNMELQLDRKIANRRIYPAIDLISSSTRRDDLLLDEVTSQRMWIFRKYLSEMNPVEAMEFVNKNIKGTLNNEEFLMSMNK; the protein is encoded by the coding sequence ATGTTTAACATAGAAACGTTAAGGTCAAAATCCGTAACGGAACTGACTAAAATCTTAAAGGATTTGGGCGTTAAAGTTGCTAGAACTAGCAATGAAAATGACAAAATCTTTGCAATTCTTGACTTTCAGGCTTCCAATCCTAAAGTAGCAAAAGATTATTTCAACGCCACGGAAACCAGCGCCACTACTGAAGAAGCTCCAGCAGAAAAAACTGCAAAGGCTCCTGTAAGAAAAGCTGCTCCCAAAAAAGCCCCGGCAACAAAGCCTAAGGCAGCTGCTAAAGCCCCGGCAGAACCAGAAGCAGAGGAAAAAGTAGAAGAGAAGACGCCGGTTGCTGAAGAAGTAAAAGTAGAAGAGCCCAAAGCTGAAACAATAGCAGTAGCAACCACAAATGAAGAAGCATCTGCCGCGAATTCAGCTAAGAAAAAAAGAAAAAGAGTTTCTCCTACCAATACAGGAAATACAGAAAACACTCAGGAGAAATCAGAAGCTCCTAAAAACACAGAACCTCAAGAGCCTGCCCAGGCGGAAGAAAAGCCTCACAATACCCCTCAACAACAGGCTAACAGACCTCAAAAAGGACACAATCACCCGCAAAACAGCGGAAACCAACATAAAAATCAAAACCAGCACCAGCATCAAAACCAACACCAAAATCAGAATCAAAACAGACATTCTGAAAAGGCAGAGGAACAGCATGACCATAAAAAAGAATTCAGTTTCGATGGAATGGTAAGCATTGAAGGGGTGTTGGAAATATTACCTGATAACTACGGATTTTTACGTTCGTCAGACTTCAGTTATATTTCTTCTCCTGATGATGTGTATGTTTCTACAGCACAGATCAGAAATTATGGATTAAAAACAGGAGATACCGTTAAAGGAATTGTAAGATTACCGAAAGAAGGTGAAAAGTACTTTTCTTTATTAAAACCTACAGAAGTCAACGGACGTGACCTTGCATTTATTAAGGATCGTGTTGCATTTGAATATCTTACTCCACTTTTCCCTGAAGAGAAATTTAATCTTGCAGGAAGTGAGTCTACGATTTCGACAAGAATTGTAGATTTATTTGCACCAATCGGAAAAGGGCAGAGAGCAATGATTGTTGCACAGCCTAAAACAGGTAAGACCATGTTGCTTAAAGATATTGCTAATTCTATTGCGGCTAATCACCCGGAAGTATACATGATGGTTCTTCTGATTGATGAGCGTCCGGAAGAGGTTACTGATATGGAAAGAAGCGTAAATGCAGAAGTTATTGCCTCTACATTTGATGAAGCTGCAGAAAAACATGTGAAGGTAGCTAACCTTGTTCTTGCAAAAGCTCAGAGAATGGTTGAATGTGGACACGATGTAGTGATCCTATTAGACTCAATCACGAGATTAGCAAGGGCCTATAATACAGTAACTCCTGCATCAGGTAAAGTTCTTTCCGGTGGGGTAGATGCCAATGCACTTCACAAACCAAAAAGATTCTTTGGTGCAGCCAGAAAAATTGAAGGGGGTGGTTCTTTAACGATTATTGCTACTGCATTAATTGATACTGGTTCTAAAATGGACGAGGTTATCTTTGAAGAATTTAAAGGTACGGGTAACATGGAACTTCAGCTAGACAGAAAAATTGCTAACAGAAGAATTTATCCTGCTATTGATTTGATTTCTTCAAGTACCCGTAGAGATGATCTTCTTCTGGATGAAGTAACTTCTCAGAGAATGTGGATTTTTAGAAAATACCTTTCTGAAATGAATCCTGTGGAAGCCATGGAATTTGTGAATAAAAACATCAAAGGAACTCTTAATAATGAAGAATTCCTGATGTCTATGAATAAATAA
- a CDS encoding DUF1801 domain-containing protein produces MNPIQEYFYRIEEPERSTLLFLRETILASDPENITETFSFGLPFIKYKKKMLCYFYYSKKYKKHYLSFYHGDRLDYPELTQDGRKKFKILLIDAEEDLPVEFILSLLDEIKPYIKA; encoded by the coding sequence ATGAACCCTATACAAGAGTATTTCTACAGAATCGAAGAGCCTGAAAGAAGTACTCTTCTTTTTTTACGGGAAACCATTCTGGCTTCAGATCCAGAAAATATTACGGAAACCTTCAGCTTCGGACTTCCCTTTATCAAATACAAAAAGAAAATGCTGTGCTACTTTTATTACAGCAAAAAGTATAAGAAACATTATCTTAGTTTTTATCATGGTGACAGACTGGATTATCCGGAACTTACTCAGGATGGAAGAAAGAAGTTTAAGATACTTTTAATTGATGCAGAAGAAGATTTGCCAGTGGAGTTCATATTAAGTTTATTAGACGAAATAAAGCCATATATTAAGGCTTAG
- a CDS encoding DUF4293 domain-containing protein, whose protein sequence is MLQRIQTIWTLLAVLAAVFLFITGQDVVISDSIPVLNIGCIILVIIGSLSIFSFKNRKRQILLNTISIIINVLLIGVLAYWLLSLSGGIQFPEKGIEPIFPLIAVICLLMANVYIRKDERLVKSVDRLR, encoded by the coding sequence ATGCTACAGAGAATACAAACTATATGGACTTTACTAGCAGTTTTAGCTGCTGTTTTCCTTTTTATAACGGGACAGGATGTTGTGATTTCAGATAGTATTCCTGTACTTAATATAGGATGTATTATCCTTGTTATTATTGGATCATTAAGTATTTTTAGTTTTAAAAACAGAAAAAGACAAATTTTGCTGAATACGATCAGCATCATTATAAACGTTTTGTTGATTGGTGTATTGGCGTACTGGCTGCTAAGCTTATCCGGAGGAATTCAATTTCCTGAGAAGGGTATTGAGCCGATTTTCCCATTAATCGCGGTGATATGTCTGCTTATGGCAAATGTATACATCCGTAAAGATGAGAGGCTCGTGAAATCTGTAGACAGACTTCGATAA